The Brassica oleracea var. oleracea cultivar TO1000 chromosome C6, BOL, whole genome shotgun sequence genomic interval CATGGAAACGCACGCTCTGGCAAGTCGCTCTGGGAGGGGTGTCTCGCGATAGAAACGCGAGCGACCTCTCCATGTCGCTCCGGGAAGGTCGCTCTGGGAGGGGTGTCTCGCGATAGAAACGCGAGCGACCTCTCCATGTCGCTCCGGGAAGGTCGCTCTGGGAGGGGTGTCTCGCGATAGAAACGCGAGCGACCTCTCCATGTCGCTCCGGGAAGGTCGCTCTGGGAGGGGTGTCTCGCGATAGAAACGCGAGCGACCTCTCCATGTCGCTCCGGGAAGGTCGCTCTGGGAGGGGTGTCTCGCGATAGAAACGCGAGCGACCTCTCCATGTCGCTCCGGGAAGGTCGCTCTGGGAGGGGTGTCTCGCGATAGAAACGCGAGCGACCTCTCCATGTCGCTCCGGGAAGGTCGCTCTGGGAGGGGTGTCACAGCGACTTCATGTAGTCGCTCCGGGAAGTCGCTCCAGGCAGTGCTCGTCCAAAGATCACTCTAATCCCCTCCCTTGAGCTCCAAATGTTCCCAAATGTCTCCAGGAACTCCATGTGGTACTCCAATACCTAATAGAAACATATGTATGCAAAATGCAACCTAGACTGCTCCAAATGCACCCAAATGTCTCTAGGAACTCCATGTGGCACTTCAATACCTAATAGAGACATATGTATGCAAAATGTAACCTAGACATGGCTAAATCCTAATCTATATGATGAAAATGCACTTGAACAAATGGATAAAACAATGTGAATATGCAAGATATCATTCAGGAAGGAGAATGATCAGGAGAGACAAAGAGGTGGAGAAGTGGTAGATGAACAGAGAAAGCTGTTAGATGAGGAAGGTGTAGGTTCACTTCGAGACAGCCTTATAGGTGCTTCCACCTGAACTCAATGCCTGAGGTTTCATATTGTCTATGTGAGAGATTAGATTATTGCTTTCAGCAAGAAGAAATGAAATTTTGTGTGAAGAGAAGTTGTAATCCATAACAATTGGGAACGATAAAGAGGGGAAAAATGTTCTATAAAAGTTAATTCAAATGAATCAACTTCTGTTTATACTTTGGTTTATTGTTATTTAAGTTACAATTACAAATGTATGAAGCTGCATCTCCTCACAGCTCTAGTACATTCACTTGAAAGCTCATCTTTATGTACACAAACGTCAGAGCAAAGAACTCATGTAATCATCAGACAGATCCAGTGGCAAAGAAGCTCCTTCTTATCTGTTACTTCTTTTTGGTTTGGTGATTTAATAACGGTTTTTTTAAAGGTATGCGTCCTTCAAACTCTTGTCATCAGACTTCAACTTCCTTCTCCGTGAAGGAGGGAACTGGCTCTTCTTCTCTGCTGCCATCTCTGTTGTTTCCTGTCAAAGAAAAATGATGAGAGACTAATAAGCATAGGCATAAATGAAACACTGAGTTTGTATGAAAGCCTATGTTCAAGTTCAATAATATTTCAAGCTTTCATCCAAATGACATGTGTTATTTTAGCGTAGAGTACCGACTGTTGTAAGAAGGAACATACCTCTGTTCCATAGAGGGAGAGAAGCTCTATTCCCACAATCTCTAATCTATATAGACCACTTGAACAGTTGAACTCATATCGTTCTCTTCATGTCTGGAACTAGTGCTTGTATTATTATCATCACCTGAAAACAAGTATCCAAACCGAAAAGTTATACAATGTACATTTCATTTCACCACATCTGCTAAGTTATACTTCAAATCAGCATTTTGTATGCCTCATGGAGCTTTGAAAGTTGCGTTTATGCTACTTGATCAATGACACGCTTACCACTGGTTTACTTAGTTTCCCCAGCTCACTGCGTTTACCAATCCGTGGATTTGTTTTACCAACATCATATTCACGTTAACAGATGTCGTTGATGTGATTTGTCAGGAAAGCAAATCCAAAGTAGACATGGATTTGAGATGATCTCCACTCATTGCGTGCATCCCAAGTCTATCTCTCTTCAACGGACCGTCTTGCCATAAGTGATTCACGACAGTTGTGTTGGAAGGCAACACCATCACCATCGTCACGAGTATTGTCATCTGTCTATCAAGATACTCAGCGCATACTTGCGTTACACAAAAGCTGAGAAGACATTCTTGAAGCATATATAGTAGCGTAGTTATTAATAGAGGAAATATAAGCAAGCATAACGCTAGATTTTGAGTTACGATAAGCCACGAGAGCTTGAGCGCCTAACATGTCTTTGCTCGTTGTGTTTATGGCCCAAGCGATCCAAGTAGAAGACTCAAGATTGGCATGACGTAAGTAACTATTAGCAAAGGGCGTAAGCCACATCCAAAAACTAACTTAAGAGTGGAGAATTGCCACATCACATTTATATTGTTCATCATCCCACATAATGTGGGATATATTAATAAAAATTCCTGTTTCTCGAACATAACTGAAGTGTAGAAACGAGTCTAAGACTGAAAGATCCGTGCAATAACGAAAACGTTTTTCGTTGTGAGTTTCGAGACTGAAGTCCTTGATCTGTTGTTGCTGTAGTAAAGAATGGACTCAGCAGAAACCAGAACAACGAGAACGGCTCTTGGAGACAAAATCTTCATATAACTAGATTTTGATACGGATTTTTGGATTAGAAATAAAGTTTGATATAAATTAGTATTTTGGGATTGTACATTATTATTGTACAAAGTCTTTATTATATCGAAGCAGAGAATTTGTTTAAAATTATACTAGATTTTGATCCGCGCTTTCAAATCGTTTATTTTTAAAATTTAAATTAATAAATATTTGTCTAATCTATATTTTAATAGATTTTATATTTGTTTATAGTCAAATTTTATAATATTGTCTTCTTTATTTTTTAATTATTATTATAATAAAAATGCTTGTTTGTGTACTAATTAATTAGTTAAAAGATTTTAAAATGGTAAAATTCTACTCAATAAATTTAATCATATTGTGATTATATATTTGCTAAGGTTATTTATTTATAATTTTAACTTATTAAATAAATATTATATGAAAAATGTAGTAGACACAAATATTTTTAATTCTACATATTTTTAATTAATGCATAAATTTTAAATTATAATAACATAAATATTTAATAATAATTATGTATTTAAATCGGTTTATAGTTGGTTTTAAAAGAAAACATTGTTTGGCTTCGTTTTGGTTAGAATTTGTTTTGTTTAAAAGATTAAGGTTTAACTTGGCAATACTTATGGTAACATAATATCTTTTATGAGAATATCTTTTTAGTAAATTTCCAGTAACAGAATATCTTTTATGAGTAATTACCAAGAAATAATATATAAGCATCAATTTCGTTACAATGTTAAATATCTAACTATTGTGTTTTTTGGATACACTGGTGCACAATTTTAAAAAGTATACACTTGTTATAATCGTTCGAGAACAACCAGAAACAAAAGAAGTAATTGGAGCGTTTTAAAATTATTTTTTTACAGAACATTGTCTTAAAATTTAACTTTATTCAACGAAGATAACTGTATCGACCAATATGTTTAATAAATATTCAATAGATATGTAATAGGGTGTATTTTTTTTTAAATGCATGATTCTAAAAAGTGAAAACCAAACTCCAACATAGTTATTAAATAACCGAGTCTTAAAAATTATTGAATCCTTTCCTTACTTTTAATGTAAGTCCTCTTGTATATTGCATGAATTTTTTCCCCTAAAACATACATGTTACATATAAATTTAAAATATTAGTAGCTAACCCCAAAATGTTAAATAAGACATAATCGACTGATAAATACATGGAAAAACGCTTACAGTCTCATCAGCCAAGATGAATTCCATGGTCTCCACGGATTGAATGTATTGTTTCCAACCGTGTAGAACCTTTACATGAACCAACCAAGTGTTTTTCCATGGTTTCAAGTCACCGAAGACGACCGATTGTTCATTAGGACCTTTCGATGCTTGGATTTACATCTTAGTAGCCATTGGTTTGGTTTTTGGTTTGTTCTAAGGTGTGGGTTTGAATAGGAAACTGGTGCTGCGTATTTATAATATTGATCGGATTTAAAGCGAGGTGCTTAGGTTTTAGGAAAAACTTAGGGAGAAAGTTGGGGAATCTTCTTTTTAAAATCGAATATCTATATATTTTAAGATTAGTTTTTGGAAAATTCAGTTACCATGTCAAACATAATATATTCTCTGCGTGTTCCTCAAGATGGGGATCTTCTCTTTATTTGATTTGAATACAAAAATCTATGAGTACGAAATGGGCTTAAAAAACGACGAAATGAGCTTAAAAACGAAAAATGTAAGTAGCAAATGTGTTGGGCTTTTATTTTCTGAAAACATTTAAAAAATTGAAAAAAATTTATGGATTGTTTTGTAATTAATAGGAAAAGTCAGGGGCAAAATCCTAAGAAGCATTTTGCTTTAATAGTATAGATAATTTAAAATTTAGGTTATTTGAAATTTTATATGTACGTTCTTAGATAACTCTTTTTTAGGTCAGTGACTTTTATCCGAATCCAAAAAACTCAACCAAAATTGACAAAAAAATAGGTTTGTTCGGTTTTGGGTACATGGCAAAGTACGTATCGGGTATTTTTTGGACATGCGGGTCTCGGTTCTGGTCTGAATCCTACTCGAAATCCGATCGGATATCTAAAGTGTGCAAAATATTAGGTATATTTGGGTATTTAAGATATGTTTTCTGTATTATATATATTCTTTTAACATTCAGGTTTGGGTCTCTGGTTAGTTTCGAGTTTCAGGTAAAATTTCAAAATTTTAAAATATATTCCAGGTATTTGGATAATTTTTGGATATTTTTTGGTTCACCGGATTAGATTTCAAGTAAAATTTATTTTTGGGTTTTTGAATTTCTTTTCGGGGGTTTTGGGCACTTGTTCAGCTTTTGGGTGTTTTCAGGTTTTCAAATACTTCAGGTTTTTGCGTCTTAAATACCGAAACCGACCAAGATCCAATATATATCCGAAAATTATAGGTATTTTATATATATTTAAACTATGAACCTGAATCGACCTGGGCACGAAAGAAACCAACCCGAATCGAAACCAAAAAAATAATATTTAGTTGGGTTCATTTGGGACCTAAAGGATCTATAACCGAAATGAACTGACGTGTAATTAAGCTAAAGACCCCAATGCTCAAATCTACTCTCTCTCAATATATTTTGTGTGCATTTTATTAGATTTACATTTGTTAAATTTATGAGGCTTAGGATTTATTTGACAGATTTTTAGCTAATTTAATAGTATAAAATTGTAAGGGTTTTAATATTTTTAAACTTGTCTTAAATAATTTTTTTTATTAATATTTTTTCTAGAAAATAATTTGAGTGTAATATATAAAATTTTTTAACAGATGATTTGCTAAAGTGTTTTTTTCATCAAATTTGATTTTGTAAATATTTAGATATATGTTTGACAATTTCGATTTACATTAAATATTTAGATATATGTTTAACAGATGATTTGCTAAAGTATTTTTTCATCAAATTTGATTTTGTAAATATTTAGATATATGTTTGACAATTTCGAATTACATTAAAAATGCTAATTTTCAGGGTTCAGAAGTTTAGATTTTAGTTGGCGTATATTATCCCTTACCAATAATAACATACACATAAATATGATTTTGAGGTCATCGTGAATATTGAAAAAGAAGTTATATCAAGGAAAAAATGTTCATACTGAAATCATTATATGGTTGTTGATTTTGTAAACAAAAAAAAATAATCAATCAAACTATAAAATTATTAGTATAAAATATTAATATGATTATGGGGAGAATACTATTTGTTTTAATTGCCGTTGGTGTATCCAATTTTCATGTATTAATATGGCTATTAATAATAATGTTGTATAGTTAGAGAAAATAAAAGCAGGACCAAAAAATATTAATGGGTAGGTGAACAACTTTTGGTAAGTAGATTTTTAAAATGATCATGTTTTAATAGTATAGATAGATCCATGATCACATAATACAGATATGAAATATGGGGTTTCCTATCATTTTCCTTCTGGCACAAGGTATTTTGATTAGTTAATGTAAAGTATTATGTACCCACTATCTTATTCGATATCATTAAACAAGTCAATGATTCTCCAGAAAGACTCGCTTTCAGCCTCCTCTCTGAATTTGATCCATTATATTGTCTTTGTATCTTACATTCACCATAACCTTTCACCGGAGTAGATGCAGCTAAGGTTTGTTTGAAGGAAGAAAAAAAACAGTAATGGTGTTGTTCAGTTTTAATGAGATGAAGAAGAAGGAGACTTTGATTGGACTTGTGTTGGGACAGATCATCTCCCTTCTCTCTACTTTCATTAGCTTTACAACCTCTGAGCTCGCCAGAAAAGGTTTCACCTTCTTCTCAACCCATTTTTAAACATATTTATTGCTTGCTTATACAAATTTCAAAATCTTCTAGGGATCAATGCTCCAACATCACAGTCATTCTTGGGTTATTTGTTACTGGCGACTGTCTATGGAAGTATAATGCTGTATCGAAGACCTGTGATTAAGGTTAGTGCGTTGAAATACTACTATACTAGTCTTTTTCTTGGAAAATTGATGTCACTCTGTCTTTTTTATTGGAAATATCGAGTTTTGAGTCTTTTGTGAGCTTGAACGCAGGACCGGCTCTATCGAGTTTTGTGTCTTTTGTGAGTTTGAATGCAGGTGTGCGAAGAGTGCTTTTGCACAGGGTCTTATTTTGTTTAGGAAAATTTCTTTAAGATTAAGGGTCTTAGATTTTAAGATTTAGGGTCCTAAATTATAAAGAAATATGAATACATGCCTTTTTCAAGCACAGGGTCCACAACAATTTTATGCCGGGCCTGTTTGAACGTTGAAGGTTTCATTAGTAGTTCTGATAAGCGCAGTGCCAATACAAAACTATATAAGTATCTAACTAAAGAATATTGCTAATATGTTCCATGCAATGAAAAATTGTTGTAGGCCAAGTGGTATCACTACTTCCTCCTTACTTTAGTTAATGTGGAGGCTAACTTTCTAGGTGAGCGTGAAGCTGACTAATACAAATTTTCTTTTATTTTCCTAAGTATCTGGTTTGCATAGTGTGCATTTTTAAATCATGTTATACTTTGGTTGCTTAATCATTACTTAACCTGATGTGTGGGTTTCCATAATACGTTAGTTTCTTGCTTTGGTGGTGAGTAATAGTACCATGTTATTTTGAACACAAATCCATTGCTTTGCTTTCACAGTTGTAAAGGCTTTTCAGTACACATCAATGACAAGTGTCATGTTACTGGACTGCTGGGCGATCCCTTGCGTATTGGTATTGACCTGGGTTTTTCTAAAGACAAGATACAGTCTGATGAAGATCAGTGGTGTGGCTGTATGTATTGTTGGTGTTGTGATGGTTGTTTTCTCAGACGTACATGCTGGGGATCGATCTGGTAATGGTGAAAACTGATTCATTACTTCTTTTTCTTCACTCTTCACATGTATGCAAGTTAACACTCACATCTTGGTGGCATTTTTCAGGAGGAAGTAATCCTGTGAAAGGAGATCTTCTTGTTATAGCTGCAGCAACCTTGTATGCTGTCATTAATACTAGCGAGGTAAGCAAGTCTTTAATCACATACTCAAAATGGATTCTAAGTGTGGTTGGTATTTCATGTTTCTTTGTTATAGGAGTTCTTTGTGAAGACTGCAGACAGAATTGAACTCATGTCTTTTGTGGGTCTTTTTGGTGCAATCATTAGTGCAATTCAGATGTATCCTTGAGATAGCAAAGGGTAAGACTTTTAAATTCTCTTTAAATTAAATGCTATCAAAGAGGATGTTCCTTGACTTGATCCATAGAAGCATATTTGAACGTGATGCGCTCAATGCTATTCACTGGTCTACTGGGGCTGTAAGTTTTACTGCTTATAGTCTTTGTTATTCAGAAACTTTCTATTTTTAGTAGTAGAAATTTACAGGCTCTGCGCTTTTGTGGTTTCAGGTTTTACCTTACATTGGAATTGCAATCAGTGTGTTTCTATTCTACTCTATACTCACAGTCTTACTCAAGGTATGAGACAAAACTAAAACCATACAATGAACCTCCTTCACTGTATGTCTTCGTGTCTTCATGTCTTCATGTTGATATGTTCGTTTACTTTCTTGCTTCTGACTATATGGTCTTAGACCAATGGTACAGCAATGTTCACACTCTCATTACTCACATCAGACATGTGGGCGGTTTTGATCCGCATTTTCGCTTACCATGAGAAGGTTAGCTGCTCACTTTGTATTTTGAACATCAGGAAACACATACATTCCTGTCAGTAGAAACCAGTGTGTGTGTCATGTGGCTTCTATTATATATGTTAGGTCGATTGGCTCTATTACTTGGCATTTGCTACTACAGCTATTGGACTGATAATATACACAATGTACAGTCTTTTCTCCATCCTTCTTCAACTCCAATATATGTTCTGCACTCTAAGGATCAATATTCTTTAACCCTTGTGTTTCCTTTACTTGGTATTCTCATTTCTCAGGAAGGAGAATGATCAGGAGAGACAAAGAGGTGGAGAAGTGGTAGATGAACAGAGAAAGCTGTTAGATGAGGAAAGTGGTGGTTCACTTCGAGACAGCCTTATAGGTGCTTCCACCTGAACTCAAAGCCTGAGGTTTCATGTTGTCTATGTGAGAGATTAGATTATTGTTTCCAGCAAGAAGAAAGGAACTTTTGTAATCTATAACAATTGGTAACTATAAAGAGGGGAAAAAAGTTTTTATAGAAGTTACTTCAAATGAATCAACTTCTGTTTATTCTTTGGTTTATTTTTATTTAACTTACTACTACAAGTATAAGAAGCTGCATCTCCACACATCTCTAGTACAGTCACTTGAAAGCTCATTGTTATGTACACAAACGTCAGAGCAAATAACTCGTGTAAGCACCAGACAGACCCAGTGGCAAAATAGCTCCTTCTCTGTTTCTTGGTTTGGTGGTTTTGATAGGAGTTTTTTAACGGTATGCGTCCTTCAAACTCTCCTCGTTAGACTTTAGTTTCCTTCTACGTGAAGGAGGGAAGAGTAGCTGGTGGATCTTCTTCTCTGCTGCCATCTCAGTTGTAGCCTGGCACAAAATATGACGAGAGCTGAATAAGCATATGAACGTCCTCCATAATCAAAAATGTTGTATCTTTGTTCAATGTTTTGGTCTGAAAAATTCTCTCACCCTGGTTTTGAAAGGGAAACGGTGAGTTTGGACTTGTGCGCCAGAAAAAACTCTCACATCCATACCAAGGCTATCAACACTGATCAGGTTTGCTTCCTGCATAAAGTAGCAAGCAAGATTGGTATAAAAAATGTAAAAACCGGAATGGTAACAGTGTGATTAGTGGTTAAGCGTATTCTAAACTACATACACAGACACTTTGGATACAATACCTCTGCATGGAGACCTTTCTTTTCGCAAAGAGCTTTAAGGGCAATCCCTGAACTAATCCCTCTGTTGTTGAAACGCTCTACGATTGTAGAAGTAGAGTGCACTAGAATGTCTGGTTCAGCATCTTGAAAATCTTGCAAACTTATAGAAAACTGAAAACGTCAAAAGAATCTAGACATCAACGCACGGTGACACCGGGGGAGAAATTGTAAATGAAACACTGAGTTTGTAAGAAGGAACATACCTCTGTTCCATAGAGGGAGAGAAGCTCTATTCCCACAATCTCTAATCTATATAGACCACTTGAACTCATATCGTTCTCTTCATGTCTGGAACTAGTGCTTATATTATTATCATCACCTGAAAACAAAAATCCAAACAGAAAAGTTACACATTGCACATTTCAGAACATATGCTAATTTATACTTCAAAACACCTTGAACCTCCAAGCTATAGTCATCTCTATCTTCCGAGAGAAACAATCGTCTTATATAGGATTCCTCGTCGAGGAAAGCGGGTCTAAGGCATCCTAGTATGGATACACCATTAGATGGACAGTCCATTTTCTTCTCATAGTCCATGCTGATGGCCTGCATGATTGCAAAGACAATGTTCCAAGTTTATACAAAGCATGACACATTGATTATGGTTTTTATTCATCATTCTATTGTGAATTGTAAGGACCTTGGACATGTGTTTGGCAAAGTAAATAGGATGAACCCCGTTGGAAATGTCAGGCATTCCCCAATCTACTGGAATATCTCTAGCTTCAGAATCCATTATCTGCTCAAAGTAAATAAGCAAAGAGTGTTAACAAGGCAATATAGACTTGGCATGAGAGTACAATAGATTCATTCAACCTACCTGGAAATAATGCTCATCAAAAATGATGTCGTCAAGATTACCCATTTCAGATATGTTATATTCCTCATGAAGCCATGTGTTTTCGTATCGTGGGACATCCATTCCAATAAAGGCTTTCTACAAAGTATGTGATGAATACTCAAGATAAGCATGTGCTAGACGTTGTGTGTTCCTTATGAGTTATGTACAGATACATTACATTCACACTTGAACAATGACAAGCTTACCACTGGATTACTAGCTCCAGGATCTTCTAAGATGTTCCCATCACCAGGAATTTTGAAAAAGATATCTAGATTCCATAGAAACACACGAATAAAAACCGAGCTGATTAGAAAGGACGTGACTGATACATATATATAGAGCAATGAATATAAGACTGACCTCCATAATCATCAATGACATACTTAAACTCGGACCATGAGTTCTGACCGTGTGGTTCACAGTGAATTGCTCCAGGAAACACCAACACAGCGCTGGTGTTAGCCTACGAAGGAAACCATGTTCAACATATGAAACTCAACAGTGGTAGTCTTAACTTGTTTTTTCAGCTACAAACCTCGACGGTGGTTCTAGCTACTTCAGCAGGAGAGAGTTTTGTCTGCCGCACTCTTTTGCAGGGCTTCAATTCTTCAAGAGGATGATAGCCTTAGAGAGATGAATCAGGAACCGAATCAGAATAATCAGCAGCAACAGAAACCTTAGTGAGGCCAAGGTCATGTCCACCGGTTGATACATGAAATGCTGATCCAAATGCAGAAATCTTGCATCTGGATAACGCAAAAGTTCACTCCAAATGCAAAAAAATTGGACTAACGTTTGTCATTACATAGGTTACATTGTTGAATTAATACCTTAAAACAGAGAGATTAGCAGAGGCACATGCACGGTTTCTTCCGCTGCGGTGTCTTTTGTAAGGCATGGAGGAAGTGAAGTCATCCGTGTAAGAGTGATGGCAATGAGATGGACCTAATAAAGATTGAGACTTGATTAACAGATTCACAGATCTCTAACAAACGACATTAACACATAACTTTTTTTTTTTTTTGAAAAAACATTAACACATAACTTCCCCAACATTAAATTTATTCAGACAGAAAAACAAGACTTGTCTCGGAAAGTAATCTCCTAAGCAGAGAAAGATGGAAACTTTAATCAACCAACGAGAAAAGATTGAACAAACTGAAGCTAGAGAAACAAAACGATGAAGAGAGAAAGATCCTGAGAGTTGGTGAGAGGTACCAAGGGAAAAAGAAGAAGCAGCCGCAGCGATCACCATGATTACATTAACAGAGGGAGGAGGAGAGAAGCTGAAATCTCAGCCGCCGTGAAAAATCAAAGTAGCTGATCTTTGGCACTAGTCTTGGCCTCCGCCGTCGTGGCTGATCACGTCTCTGTCTCGTTGTTTGTGTTACTGTCGCATCTATATATTTAATTTGTCAGAGACTTCTGAAAACTTTCAGCTTTGTATATTACTATTATTTTTGTTTATCTATCTATTTGGGTCAGGAAAGTTGTTGTGGTTGGTCTAGAGTTTCGTTTTCTTTG includes:
- the LOC106296762 gene encoding LOW QUALITY PROTEIN: uncharacterized protein At3g49140 (The sequence of the model RefSeq protein was modified relative to this genomic sequence to represent the inferred CDS: substituted 1 base at 1 genomic stop codon) — protein: MVIAAAASSFSLGPSHCHHSYTDDFTSSMPYKRHRSGRNRACASANLSVLRCKISAFGSAFHVSTGGHDLGLTKVSVAADYSDSVPDSSLXGYHPLEELKPCKRVRQTKLSPAEVARTTVEANTSAVLVFPGAIHCEPHGQNSWSEFKYVIDDYGDIFFKIPGDGNILEDPGASNPVKAFIGMDVPRYENTWLHEEYNISEMGNLDDIIFDEHYFQIMDSEARDIPVDWGMPDISNGVHPIYFAKHMSKAISMDYEKKMDCPSNGVSILGCLRPAFLDEESYIRRLFLSEDRDDYSLEVQGDDNNISTSSRHEENDMSSSGLYRLEIVGIELLSLYGTEFSISLQDFQDAEPDILVHSTSTIVERFNNRGISSGIALKALCEKKGLHAEEANLISVDSLGMDVRVFSGAQVQTHRFPFKTRATTEMAAEKKIHQLLFPPSRRRKLKSNEESLKDAYR
- the LOC106296763 gene encoding solute carrier family 35 member F1-like; this encodes MVLFSFNEMKKKETLIGLVLGQIISLLSTFISFTTSELARKGINAPTSQSFLGYLLLATVYGSIMLYRRPVIKAKWYHYFLLTLVNVEANFLVVKAFQYTSMTSVMLLDCWAIPCVLVLTWVFLKTRYSLMKISGVAVCIVGVVMVVFSDVHAGDRSGGSNPVKGDLLVIAAATLYAVINTSEEFFVKTADRIELMSFVGLFGAIISAIQISIFERDALNAIHWSTGAVLPYIGIAISVFLFYSILTVLLKTNGTAMFTLSLLTSDMWAVLIRIFAYHEKVDWLYYLAFATTAIGLIIYTMKENDQERQRGGEVVDEQRKLLDEESGGSLRDSLIGAST